The genomic window GATTTTCAGGTATTTCTAAAATCTTACTTTTAGAAATTTTTGAAGAATTTTTGTGTTCATAAATTTTGATAAGTAAGTAAGAATATTTCCCTGTTGTTGGTAAGTAATCTTCTACAATTTTCGTTATCCAAAATAGTTGCTCTTCAGTTACGATTTCAGCTTCATCAAGAAACTCACTAATTATCTCTAATAAATCTGACTTATTCTCGACAAAAGTAGAATAATAATAAATTTTTTTAATTAAATTAGGAAATTTGTAGAGAAAAATTTTAATATTCTCAAGTACATCTTTTACATTTTCTTTCATAAAAGTAAGGATTAAGTCTGCATCTGCTTCTTCTAATTCAGGATTATTAAGCAGATGGTAAAGATACTCTTCTTGTTCATTACTCAAGGTTAAATCATGTGATTCTTCTTCACTTTCATAGTAGTCTGAAATCATTTCTGTTCTCATTCTGAGCAATTGTTTTCTGACTTCTTCTATTTTGCCACTTACTTCTATGATACCAAGATCACCATATTTAGTTTTTGAGCTATTTATATTAAGACCTTGTTCTCCAGCCCTTTGTTGAATCCATAAAAAATCATGATTGATTACTCGATTTTTATTAGCGAAAATATATATATCATCCATAAATCTTAATAAAAGATCGCACTTCAATTGCATTGAATTATCAATAAATTTTAAAAATTCAGAACCGATTACTTTACATGGATGTATCCCTTTAGGAAGACAGTCAACACTTCTTCCTGAATTAATTTGTCTTAAAAACTTCCCTAAATGTTCTGGATCTTTTGATCCTTGTTGTTCTTGTAAAATTCGTTTAAACCATTGAACTAGATCGTGATGATATATACTATTAAAATATGCAGAAATATCAAGTTTTAGACAATATTTATAATCGTGATTAGCTTCAGTTACCGATTTCTTAAATTCTCTATAAGCTAGGGCAAGAGAAACAGGTTTACCTTGTTTAAAGGTATGACCAAAACTTCTTCTATTTTCATTAAAATCTTTTCTAAAATACTTTCTATTCCGATAGACTAAATCATAGATAAAAAATTCAGCTACTGGGTCAAGTTTGAATGTACTTCTTAAGTGCATATCATGTTTAGCACTGTAGCAACGAATTTGTGGAAGAAAATTATATTCTTGTGCGTCATCATTTTTTAATAATTTTTCGTAGATATATTTATATAATTCTTCTCCAGAATTTTTAATTACTATTTCGTTAGTTGATAAAGGAAAAAAACTTTTGTGATAATCACTAGAAAAGTAGTCAATAGTATTTTGAATATTAAGCATCATTTATTCAACATTCCCAATCTTAACTCCGTATTTGTTTCGTTAAATGTATCAATTCGGGTAGAATTAATTTATCTAAAGCTAACTTAACCGCATTCGATGATCCCGGCAAAGAAAAGATCAAAATATTTTCATAAACCCCTGCGATCGCCCGTGAGGCCATGGCCCGTGAACCGATTTTTTGATAACTTAAATACCGAAACAACTCCCCAAACCCCGGCAAAGTCTTCTCTAATAACCCCTCTAATGCGTCGTAGGTGGTGTCTCTAGGGGCGATTCCCGTGCCTCCATTGAGGATTATGACATCTATCTTATTCTCTTGTTTTAACTGCTGTATATGGGCGATGATGCTGTGGGGTTCATCCTTGAGGATGTCGTAATTAATGATTTGATGGCCCGCATCTGTCAAACGTTGGTTAAGAAGTTGCCCACTGCGATCGCTTTCGGGGGTACGAGTATCACTTACCGTAACAATAGCACAGGCAAGACTGAGGAATTGGCGATCGGGGTGCGGAAGGGACATGAGCTTAACTTAAAATACAATAACTGATGATGAGGTGAGCAGGGGAAGCAGGGGAAGACAACGGGAAAATACTCTAATCTTTGACTCCTGACTCCTGACTCCTGACTCCTGACTCCTAAAAAAACTAAGCTTTAGAAAATCCTAACCCGTTTTCTTGTGCATAACGTTCCATAAAACGCATAAAGCGATCCCATTCATCTTGGGAGTTCATAATTAAAATAGCTTCGACGGAGGTGGGTTTTCCGTTGATAAATTTTCCTTTAACCTCACGGGTAACGATTTCTCCCTCTTCATCGACGAGATACATTCCTGTAATATCATCAGTGCTTTCAGCATCTAAAATGGTAGGAGATTCAAAGCGAAAGGTTGCGGTTCCACTGTTTCCACTTTTAGCACGAGTTAAACGCACTTCGGGAACGACAGGTTCGGAAACACCACGAGAAAATTGAATTTGAGCCATGCTTGTTATCCTTTAATTAAATTTACATGATCCTCAATTTATCATTTCATCAACTCCTTATGATAGAGATCATTGTCTAAGTGCTATCTATTCTGGTCAAATCATTGCCTATGACTCTCTTAGAAGCAGAAGTTCATCTTTCCTTACGGGAATTTTTACGGGATCAAGGGGAACCCCTTTGGGATCACCATTTGACCATGGCCCGTTTAGTGTCTCGCGCTTTACGTTTAAATCGATCTGCTTTGATTCAAACAGGAAGCACTTTTTCTCGTTATGGATTAAGTTATTTAATGCCGTGTTTATTAAGCGATCGCCCTATTTTATTGGTGGTTCCTTTAAACATTCAAAAACAATTAATCGAACAAGATATTCCCTATCTTCAGCAATGGTTAAATACAAAGAAAACCATTATTAATCAAGACCAAACCGTTGATTTTGAAACCTTTCAGGGATTATTGATTGTTTCTCCTGATGTTTGGTTAGGCGATCGCTTGGAAAATAAGGGTCAGTTTCCTGATGATATTGTTACTTTAATTGACCAAGCTGATTATTTAGAAGAATGGACAAAGGATTATTTAACTATGACCCTTGCTTCTGATGATTGGCAACAATTACAACAACAATATCCTGCCTATGGTAACTTAATTCAAGAAGTTAGGTTTTTCTTAAAAAAATCAATTTTTAGTCATCCTAATAGTCCCTATCAATGCTGTTTACTGGATCAAGAAGAAAAAGAGAGTTTGTCTCATCTTTGTGCAACCCTAAATAAGAATCCTTTATTAAACCGTTTTGCCCAATCTCTTGATAATCAAAATCAACTTTTATGGGCATCGGTTGATCGAGAAAAAAATACCTTTTTTATTCATGTAAGTCCTTTAGATATTTCTTCTATTTTATCTCCTTATTTAAATCATTCTACGATTGTTTTAATGGGGGGATTTCTGGATAGTCAAAAAGCCGCACCCACCTATAAGAAAACGATTGGCTTAGCCCAAGATATTTTATGTTTAAAATTTCACCCCCATCGTCAAAATGAATTAATTAATTTATATATTCGTGAGCGTTTACCGATGCCCAATACACCAGAATTCCAAAGGATATTAATCGAAGAAGTTAGAAAGCTGGTTTTTGGGGGTTACGAAAGCTTAAAACCGATTACGATTATTGTAGACGATGTTCCTTCTAAGGCACAGGTTGCTACCTTTTTGGCTGCGGAGTTTGGCTCACAGGTAAAAGTTGAAAAGGCTGATATTGATGATAATAGCATTTTAATTAGTGGCTGGAAATTTTGGCATAATCATCAAGGAAAATTACCGATTCCAAAACTATTTATTATTGCAACTTTACCTATTCCTTCCCTAGAGAATCCTCTAGTTGCTGCTCAAGTTAATTATTATAAAAAACAACATAAAGATTGGTTTAGATTTTATCTTTTACCCACTGCTTTAAAGGAAATTCAAAGAGCAGTGATGCCTTTACGGGAGTCTCAAGGAATTGTTGCTTTATTAGACAATCGGGTTAATTATCGTAGTTATGGTAATCGAATTTTAACTGCGTTAGAACCCTATGCTAAGATTGATTATATTGATAGCAATTGGTTAAACGGTTAAGTATTCATTTTCTTAAAATATCATAGAATTTCTCAATTTGTCTCTGAAACTTTTACTTCATTGATTAACTCATTTCCCTGTTCCCAACTACTAATATTAGCGATGGTTGTTTGAGCAATAGCTATCAAAGCATCCTTAGTAAAAAATGCTTGATGAGCAGTAATTACAACATTTTGAAAAGATTGTAGTAGTTGAAAGGTGTCATCCTGAATAATATTGTTAGAATGGTCTTCAAAAAACAGTTCATCTTCTTCTTCATAGACATCTAAACCAACATAACCTATCCGACCTGATTTTATTCCATCAATAACAGCACGAGTATTCACCAATTGTCCACGGCTAGTATTAATTAACATAACACCTTGTTTCATTTGTTGGATAGTTTCTTGATTAATAAGATGATAAGTTGAGGGTACTAAGGGACAGTGAAGGGAGATAATATCAGACTTAGCTAATAATTCTGGTAAATCAACGTATTTAGCCCCTGCTATCGCTGTAAAATCTTCATTGGGATTAACATCATAGCCTAGTAGATGACAACCAAACCCCTGCATAATTTGAGCAAAAATGGTGCCAATATTACCAGTACCAATTACCCCTACGGTACTTTTATGTAAGTCAAATCCTAATAAACCATCCAGGGTAAAATTATCATCTCTAACTCGATTGTAAGCTTTATTCAATTTTCTATTTAGCATCAAGATTAACCCCACTGCGTGTTCTGCCACTGCGTAGGGAGAATAGGCAGGAACTCTGACAACTCTTAAGCCTAATTCACTAGCTGCTTGGGCATCAATCATATTATATCCAGCACAACGTAAGGCAATTAATTCAGTTCCCTGTTCCGCTAAAATCTTTAAGGTTGTTTGATCAGCTACGTCATTGACGAATATACAAACGCAAGGAAAACCATTAGCAAGAGAGGCTGTTTTTGAGTTTAATTTAGTTTCAAAGTATTCCAATTGGTGGGGAGAGTTATTCGCTATATTTGCACGATCTAAAAAGTAACGATCATAGGAACGGGTACTAAAAACAGCAACTTTCATAACCAGTAAAATTAAGTGTTAGTTAATATATATTAGAACTATAATAATAGTAACAAAATTCTTATAGATGTCAAATAAATTATGTTTATCAATTTTATGTATCTAGTATAAAATTAAGGCTAATATAAAGTTATCAATTATTCAATGGCTTTAATAATGCGACAAGGATTTCCTACTACTACGACGTTTTTGGGAACATTTTTTGTTACAATACTTCCTGCTCCAATAACGCTATTATGACCAATAGTTACCCCAGGAAGAATAATAGAGCTTCCTCCAATCCAAACATTATCACCAATAGTAATTGGATAGGCCATTTCTTTACCTAACATTCTTGCTTCTGGGTTTATAGGATGGGTTGCTGTATAAATTTGTACATTAGGACCCAATTTAACATTATTACCAATTTTAACTAGATTACAGTCAAGAATAACACAGCCAAAATTAGCATAAAAATTCTTACCAAGGGTAATATTATATCCATAGTCACATCTGAAAGGGGATTCTATCCAAACTCCTTGATCTGCGTGCAATAATTGTTTGAGTATTTTTAGTCTTTTCTGTTGACTACCATTGGGTAGAGCATTTAATTTTTGACATAACTTTTGAGCTTTTTTTCTATCTTTGATTAAGTTGTCTTCAAAGGCATTATAATAATCTCCATTGAGCATTTTTTGCCTTTCTGTAGTTAAATGAGGCTTAGTTTTCATATTAGATAAATTTTATTGAATAATAAAAAAAGGGAAGTATTAACTTCCCTTGGGCATCAACAGTTCCTAAAATTGATCAACACTTAGTTGTGTTTTGCCTTGGACATAGTCTTTGAGTTCGATGGGAACAGATTTAGCATTCCAAATATGATTACAATAGTCTTGGATAGAGCGATCGCTAGAAAATTTACTCATTCTTGCTGCGTTCAAAATAGACATTTTACTCCAATTTTCCTGATCTTTATAGGCTTGAGAAATGTTGTCTTGACACTCAATGTAAGATTTATAATCAGCTAATACAAGATAGGGATCGTCATACAGTAAATTATCAACAATTGGTTGAAATAATTCAGGATCACCATGAGAAAAGAAACCCGAACTAATTAAGTCAATAACTCCTCTAAGCTCAGGAATAGATTGATAATAACGACGGGGGATATATCCTTGAGCTTTTAGGTTGAGAACTTCTGGAGTGGTTAACCCGAATAAAAAGAAATTCTCGCCTCCAACTTCTTGACGAATTTCTATGTTTGCTCCATCTAAAGTTCCAATTGTCAACGCACCATTCATGGCAAATTTCATGTTTCCTGTGCCGGATGCTTCTTTTCCAGCTAGAGAAATTTGTTCCGATAAATCGGCAGCCGGATAGACTCTTTGACCTAATGTAACGTTATAATCAGGTAAAAAAACTACTTTTAAGCGATCGCCAATATCCCCGTCATTATTAACCACATTACCCACAGCAGTAATGAGTTTAATAATACGTTTTGCCATAAAATAACCTGGAGCAGCTTTACCACCAAAAATGAAAGTACGGGGAGGAATATCTAGGTTAGGATTACTCTTAATCCACTTATACAGTGTAATAATGTGTAAGACGTTAAGATGTTGCCGTTTATATTCGTGGATGCGTTTAACTTGTATATCAAATAGGGATTCTGGATTAACAGTAATTCCCACTGTTTTTTGAATATAATTTGCTAAATCTTGTTTCACTGCTTGCTTAGCTTCTCGCCATTGTTGACGAAAAGTTTTATCCTCTGCGTAACTTTCTAATTTTCTTAATTCAGGTAAATTCTTAATCCAGCCATCTCCAATTTTTGAGGTAATTAATTCACTTAAACGGGGGTTACTTTGAACTATCCAACGACGAGGTGTAACTCCATTAGTAACGTTAGTAAATTTTTCAGGAGACAGCAGATAAAAGTCGTGTAAGATAGTATCTTTAACTAATTGGGAATGTAACTCAGCTACCCCATTAATATGATGGGAACCAATACAAGCTAAATGAGCCATTCTAACATACCGTTCCCCACTTTCATCAATAATAGAAAGACTTGCCATCTTACTATCATCGTTAGGAAATTTGATGCGAACTTGATCTAAGAAACGTCGATTAATTTCATAGATAATTTCTAAAATACGAGGTAATAAAGAACCAAATAGTTCTATGGGCCATTTTTCTAAGGCTTCGGGTAATAAGGTATGATTGGTATATGCAAACGTATTCTTAACAATGTTCCAGGCTTTCCCCCATTCGTATTCATGAACATCGACTAATAAACGCATTAATTCAGGGACAGCAACCGCCGGATGAGTATCATTAAGTTGTATCGCCCATTGTTCATGAAAATTATCTAAATTAGGGTTATTTAATAGATGAATACGAGTCATATCTTGCAGAGAAGAAGAGACAAAAAAGTATTGCTGGCGTAATCTTAATTCCTTTCCTTGAGTGGTTTCATCATTAGGATAAAGGACTTTTGTGAGATTTTCTGAGGTTACTTTATCATCAACGGCTCCATAATAATCTCCCACATTAAACCGTTGAAAATCAAAGGATTCACAAGCTTCCGAACGCCACAATCTTAAGGTATTGACTGTGTTAACTTTATAACCAGTAATCGGGGTATCATAGGGGATTCCTTTAACGACATATTCAGGAACCCAACGAACATGAAAGTTATCGTATCCGTCGACATATTGCTCGGTATGTCCCCCAAAATTAACCGTCACAGAAGCTTCTGGCCGACAAATTTCCCAAGGGTTGCCGTACTGCAACCATTTATCCGTTATTTCTACTTGCCAACCATCTCTAATTTCTTGATCAAAAATACCGAATTCGTATCGTATTCCGTAACCAATGGCAGGAACTTCTAAACTCGATAACGAGTCCATATAACAGGCAGCTAAACGCCCTAGTCCACCGTTACCTAACCCTGGTTCTTCTTCTGTTTCAATCAATTCTTTAATATTTAAGCCCGATTCAGTTACGGCTTGTTTAATGGTTTCGGCAATGCCTAAATTAATTAAATTATTTTCGAGATGGGGTCCAACTAGAAATTCTGCTGATAAGTAACAAACTTTTTTTACGTCTTTTTTAAGTTTGGTTTGTATGGTATTTAACCATCGTTGTAGGAGGCGATCTCTGACGGTATAAGCTAAAGCTAAATAAAAGTCATTTTTGGTGGCAATTTCAGGAAATTTACCTTGAATATAAAATAAGTTATCTAAGATTGCTCGTCGTAACGTTTGAATCTCTAACCCTGTGCGATCATCTTCAACTTTAATGGGATTTTTGTTAATCATTTTTCCCTCCGTTTCTGCTTAATTTAGGGTATGATAATTCTCAGTTTACTATATCTTAAAATTTTTCATCATTAACTATTTAAAATTTTTAATCTTTTCACTCTTCTTATTAATTAGATTAAAGACTAATTAAAGCTAAGTTAATTGATGATTTACAAGGTTGGTTAGCCAAACTATTCAATTGGCTAATCAGAGAAAAGAATTATATAATTGCCAACAGGATTGCGATCGCAACAAAAACTTTTATCAATAAATTAAACATCGACATTAACACTACACTAACAAAAAAATGATTATTTTTAAGCCTAAAAAACAACGATTCTTATGAAACCATTGACCTTTCGCACTAAAATTGTGGCTACCATTGGCCCGGCTTGTTATTCTGCCGATGTGCTGCGTCAGATGATGCTTGCGGGGATGAATGTGGCTCGACTGAACTTTTCTCACGGAAGCTACGACGACCATAGCCAAATGGTCAAATTACTGCGTCAACTTTCCAAAGAATTAGACCTACCCCTAACGATTTTACAAGACTTACAAGGACCAAAAATTCGAGTAGGAAAGATACCCAACGATAGCATAACCTTAACAGAAGGGGCTTGTATCACCATCGTTCCGTTAGAGGAGTGGCAACATCAAGAGAATACTGTGGGTATTGATTATGCTTATATCGCTGAAGAGGCTCAACCTGGGACACAAGTGTTATTAGATGATGGGTTATTAGAATTAACGGTTGAAACCGTTGACGGTCATGGGGTGACTTGTAAAGTGGTCGAAGGGGGCATTCTCAAAAGTCATAAAGGGGTTAACTTTCCTTCTCTCAATTTACGACTGCCCTCTATGACAGAAAAAGATAAAAAAGATATAGAATTTGGCATTTCTCATGGGGTTGATATCATTTCTTTAAGCTTTGTTCGTCAAGCAGAGGATATCCAAACCCTGAAAGCCTTTTTAGCTGCTAGAAATGCAGAGATTCCCGTGTTGGCAAAAATTGAAAAACCCCAGGCTATTGAACATTTAGAAGCCATTGTTGATGAATGTAATGCCATTATGGTCGCTCGTGGGGACTTAGGAGTAGAAATGCGGACTGAGAAAGTTCCCTTGCTACAAAAGCGTATTATTCGGATGTGTAATGAAAAAGGTATTCCCGTCATTACAGCAACCCAAATGCTAGATAGTATGATTCGTAACCCTCGTCCCACCCGTGCTGAAGCCAGTGATGTGGCGAATGCTATTATTGATGGGACAGATGCAGTGATGCTTTCGGGAGAATCGGCTATTGGTGAATTTCCTGTACAAGCGGTGAGTATGTTAGCCAGTATTGCCCGTGATATTGAGCCAGAAATCTCTTTTACCAATTATCCTCCACGAAACCAAGATAAAGCTAACGCCTTAGCTGAAGCCCTCAACTCCATTGATAAAGTGCTGGATCTTCAATGTATTGTTGCGTTTACCGAAACTGGTTATTCGGCTAAGCTAGTGGCAGCAGAACGTCCCAGAGTCCCAGTAGTGGCCTTAACCCCCAGTCTTGATGTTTATCATCGTCTCAATTTAGTTTGGGGTGTGCGTCCTGTTCTCTTTAAATACGATGGATTAACCTTAGAACAATTATTGCAACAAATGGAATCGGTGTTATTAGAACGTAATTTCGTCACGCCAGGGGATCAAGTGTTAATTTTGGGCGGTTTACCCTTAAGACAAGCTAGAAGCACCAGTTTTCTTAATATTCATACGATTGAGAATTGATGGGATTGCTCAAGTTTATATCAATACTACTCGGTTAAGCGCAAAACCTTAGTTGAGACTGCAAGGATAGGGGAGTAGGGGGCGGGGGAGAAAACAGAAAATCTCTTAAGGTATGCTTTCCCTGCTCCTCTGCTTACCTTAAAACAAAAGTCAAAATCCAAAACCTACGCAGTATTGATAACCTGAGTTCGACGGAAGAGAATCTATGGAAAACTGACAACCAACAAGAAGTCTCAAACCCTGCTTTCCCCGTGAAAAAAATTCTAACTCCGACCTCTGAACTCCTAACACCGAACTCACGTTGATAGGTAGTGATACGGAATTTGAAGATAAGCCCAAAAAGAGAAAAAAAAATGAACGATATTCTAGAAATTATTGAAACTCGATTAAACCAAGAATGGATAATTGGTTGTGAGTCTCAATTGTTTTATCACCTGACTCAACACCATATTGAGCAATTAACAGAACTAAAAAAAATAAATCATAATCCTAGAATTATCTTAGTTCAGAAAAATAATGATTATCTGAATTTCTTAGCTGCTTTTCTTGCTTCTATTATTACAAAATGTCACGTTTTTTTATGTGATCAAAGATGGCAAGATAAAGAATGGATTGAAGTATTACACTTAATTCAACCTCACTTAATCCTAGGGATTGATATTAATTATTCTATAAAAAAGCATCAAACTCCCTTACAATTACCTGATCAAAGCTTGATTATGATTCCCACAGGAGGAACATCAGGAAAAATTCGCTTTGCTATTCATACCTGGAAAACATTATCAGCATCGGTTCAAGGATTCACTGATTTTTTTGATCTTCAAAAAGTTAATTCTTTCTGTTTATTACCCTTACATCATGTTAGCGGTTTAATGCAATTTATTCGCTCTTTTTTAACTCAAGGAAAAATTATAATATATCCTTACACTGACTTAAAAAACGGAATAATCCCCTCGTTAAAATTTGACGATTTTTTTATTTCTTTAGTCCCTACTCAATTACAATTATTATTAACTTTAAATCCTAACTTTTTAAGACAATTTAAAACAATTTTATTAGGAGGCGCACCCCCCTGGAATTCCCTATTAATAACATCTAGACACTATAGTCTTAATCTTTCTCCTACTTATGGCATGACAGAAACAGCCTCACAGATTGTTACTTTAAAGCCAGAGAAGTTTCTCCAAAAAAATAATAGTACAGGACAAGTTTTACCCCATGCTAACGTTACAATCAATCAAGACAAAATAATAGAAATTATTAAAACCACATCTCTATATTTTGGTTATTATCCCCATTATGAACCTCAACCATGTTTAATTACTGATGATTTAGGATATTTCGATGATGAAAACTATTTACATATTCTAGGAAGAAACAGTCAAAAAATTATTACAGGAGGAGAAAATGTTTTTCCCAAAGAGATTGAAGATGTTATTTTAGCAACCAACTTAGTCAAAGATATTTCTATTATTGGAGTGGCTAACCAACAATGGGGAGAACTGGTAACAGCGATATACGTTCCCCAGGATGAGCAAATTGATGTTGATATGATTCGAGAAAGGATAAAATCACAATTGAGTCCTGTCAAACAACCCAAACATTGGATTCAAGTTCAGGAATTACCCCGTAATCAGCAAGGTAAGTTAAACTATCAGGCGTTACAAAAAATTGCTGTAACTAACCTTAAACCATAAAATTAATTATAATCATAGGAGTAAAGCAGGGACGCTAAACTTCTGCCCCTGCAATAATTCCCTGGAAAATTCAGCTATTCAACCGTAATAGCTGAATTTAGTACAGATTTTCCTCTTGGTGAGTTTCGATGGTGCAATCAGAGGTAGGATAAGCAACACAAGTTAAAACAAATCCTGCTTCGATTTGATCGTCATCTAAGAAAGATTGATCACTTTGATCGATGGTGCCACTGACTAGCTTACCTGCACAAGTAGAACAAGCACCGGCACGACAAGAATAAGGTAAGTCAAGTCCTTCTTCTTCTGCTACATCAAGAATGTACTCGTCTTCGGGTACTTCAATGGTATTTTCTCCTTCTGGAGTTTTTAAGGTAACTTTGTAACTTGCCATAGTTTTGTCTTCTCCTTAAGGAAATAGATGGGTTTACTGTATTGCAAAGTTTTTTTCAGCATCGTGATAAATACTTTGCGGAAACTCATTAATCAAAAGACTTAGTACAATGCTTCTTCTTGATGAGTTTCGATGGTGCAATCAGAGGTAGGATAAGCAACACAAGTTAAAACAAATCCTGCTTCAATTTGATCGTCATCCAAGAAAGATTGATCGCTTTGATCAACACTGCCACTCACTAGCTTACCTGCACAGGTAGAACAAGCACCCGCACGACAAGAATAAGGCAATTCAAGACCTTGCTCTTCTGCTACATCAAGAATGTACTCATCATCGGGTACTTCAATAGTGGTGTTAATTCCTTCTGCTTCACTTTTTAAGGTAACTTTATAAGTTGCCATGGATATGTCCTCTTCTCAGGTAAATAAGATAGTTGTTCTTGATGATGAAGCCTATACAGATAAGCTTCAACAATAAGCTCATTTTCGATACTAAGGGAAAAAGACCCACAGTAAATGAGGCATTAGTAATGAAATTCTTAAATAAACTTAAAATAAGTTTTACTTATGGGTCAATCCCCAGGAGCAAGTCGAGAATGTTATCAAGATTATAAGGTCTATAACCTATGGTGAATAGTGCTTGACAGGAAATCCCCCCTCAGATTTTCCCTGTATATGTCCTCACTTATTAGTATTAGTTATATTTATCATATTGATTGATGAATTAAGTGGATAAATAGTCTAGGGAAGAAGTTTACCAGTCTCGCTAAAGTGGGATAATGAAGTTTTGGATATTTATAGAGGTCAGGTAAGGATGTCTCTTCCTTCTCAGCTTTCTCATCCTATTAAAGTGGGTATTGTTGGCACTGGATATGCAGCGAAACGACGGGCCGAAACGTTTATGGAAGATGAGCGGTCGCAGCTTTGTTGTGTGACAGGATATACTCGTGAAAATGTAGTTGATTTTTGTCAGTCTTATAATATTTCCTCTTATGAAAATTGGGAAGATTTAGTAACGGATAAAAGGTTAGATTTAATCGTAATTTGTAATGTTAATAAACTTCATGGAATCATTACTAAACTGGCGTTAGAACATAATAAAAATGTCATCATCGAATATCCTTTATCGTTAGACTATACTGAAGCAGTCGAATTATTAGAATTAGCAAGAAAAAAAGATAAATTATTACATATTGAACATATCGAAATTTTAGGGGGAATGCACCGAGCCGTACAAAAATATTTACCCCAAATCGGTAAAGTTTTTTATGGACGTTATACTACCATTGATAGTAAAAATCCTGCCCCGATTAGATGGACATTTAATCATCAATTATTTGGGTTTCCATTTAAAGCAGCGTTACCGAGAATTCACCGTTTTACTCATTTATTTGGTGAAGTTAAGAGTGTAAATTGTCATCAAAAGTATTGGAATAGGGAAGAAGAAGACTATTATCATGGCTGTTTATGCGATGCTCAATTATTGTTTCAAAATGGCTTAATTGTTGACTTAATCTATGGCAAAGGAGATATGTTTATTGAAAGCGATCGCACCTTTGAAATCCACGGAGAAAAGGGAAAGATTATTTTTGAAGGCATGGAAGGAAAGTTAATTACTCAAGACGGGACACAACCCATTGAGTTAGAAAGTCGTCGGGGTTTATTTGCTTTAGATACCAAGATAGTTTTAGATCGTTTATTTGATAATAAACCCCTTTATCTTGACCCAGAATCCAGTTTATATGCCCTAAAAATTGGAGAAGCTGCTTATCAGTCCGCTAGGTTAGGCAAAATAGTAGAAATTGAGAATTCAGCATGAAAAATTTAGAATTGACGGTGATAAACTGAG from Crocosphaera subtropica ATCC 51142 includes these protein-coding regions:
- the drt5 gene encoding antiviral reverse transcriptase Drt5; translation: MMLNIQNTIDYFSSDYHKSFFPLSTNEIVIKNSGEELYKYIYEKLLKNDDAQEYNFLPQIRCYSAKHDMHLRSTFKLDPVAEFFIYDLVYRNRKYFRKDFNENRRSFGHTFKQGKPVSLALAYREFKKSVTEANHDYKYCLKLDISAYFNSIYHHDLVQWFKRILQEQQGSKDPEHLGKFLRQINSGRSVDCLPKGIHPCKVIGSEFLKFIDNSMQLKCDLLLRFMDDIYIFANKNRVINHDFLWIQQRAGEQGLNINSSKTKYGDLGIIEVSGKIEEVRKQLLRMRTEMISDYYESEEESHDLTLSNEQEEYLYHLLNNPELEEADADLILTFMKENVKDVLENIKIFLYKFPNLIKKIYYYSTFVENKSDLLEIISEFLDEAEIVTEEQLFWITKIVEDYLPTTGKYSYLLIKIYEHKNSSKISKSKILEIPENRFGMPDLRYDHLKEGKADWLSWSSAVGSRCLPKSQRNSILSYFGNVSPINYLIAETVKKL
- a CDS encoding MogA/MoaB family molybdenum cofactor biosynthesis protein; its protein translation is MSLPHPDRQFLSLACAIVTVSDTRTPESDRSGQLLNQRLTDAGHQIINYDILKDEPHSIIAHIQQLKQENKIDVIILNGGTGIAPRDTTYDALEGLLEKTLPGFGELFRYLSYQKIGSRAMASRAIAGVYENILIFSLPGSSNAVKLALDKLILPELIHLTKQIRS
- the psb28 gene encoding photosystem II reaction center protein Psb28, yielding MAQIQFSRGVSEPVVPEVRLTRAKSGNSGTATFRFESPTILDAESTDDITGMYLVDEEGEIVTREVKGKFINGKPTSVEAILIMNSQDEWDRFMRFMERYAQENGLGFSKA
- a CDS encoding helicase C-terminal domain-containing protein, producing MTLLEAEVHLSLREFLRDQGEPLWDHHLTMARLVSRALRLNRSALIQTGSTFSRYGLSYLMPCLLSDRPILLVVPLNIQKQLIEQDIPYLQQWLNTKKTIINQDQTVDFETFQGLLIVSPDVWLGDRLENKGQFPDDIVTLIDQADYLEEWTKDYLTMTLASDDWQQLQQQYPAYGNLIQEVRFFLKKSIFSHPNSPYQCCLLDQEEKESLSHLCATLNKNPLLNRFAQSLDNQNQLLWASVDREKNTFFIHVSPLDISSILSPYLNHSTIVLMGGFLDSQKAAPTYKKTIGLAQDILCLKFHPHRQNELINLYIRERLPMPNTPEFQRILIEEVRKLVFGGYESLKPITIIVDDVPSKAQVATFLAAEFGSQVKVEKADIDDNSILISGWKFWHNHQGKLPIPKLFIIATLPIPSLENPLVAAQVNYYKKQHKDWFRFYLLPTALKEIQRAVMPLRESQGIVALLDNRVNYRSYGNRILTALEPYAKIDYIDSNWLNG
- a CDS encoding 2-hydroxyacid dehydrogenase, with translation MKVAVFSTRSYDRYFLDRANIANNSPHQLEYFETKLNSKTASLANGFPCVCIFVNDVADQTTLKILAEQGTELIALRCAGYNMIDAQAASELGLRVVRVPAYSPYAVAEHAVGLILMLNRKLNKAYNRVRDDNFTLDGLLGFDLHKSTVGVIGTGNIGTIFAQIMQGFGCHLLGYDVNPNEDFTAIAGAKYVDLPELLAKSDIISLHCPLVPSTYHLINQETIQQMKQGVMLINTSRGQLVNTRAVIDGIKSGRIGYVGLDVYEEEDELFFEDHSNNIIQDDTFQLLQSFQNVVITAHQAFFTKDALIAIAQTTIANISSWEQGNELINEVKVSETN
- a CDS encoding sugar O-acetyltransferase, yielding MKTKPHLTTERQKMLNGDYYNAFEDNLIKDRKKAQKLCQKLNALPNGSQQKRLKILKQLLHADQGVWIESPFRCDYGYNITLGKNFYANFGCVILDCNLVKIGNNVKLGPNVQIYTATHPINPEARMLGKEMAYPITIGDNVWIGGSSIILPGVTIGHNSVIGAGSIVTKNVPKNVVVVGNPCRIIKAIE